From Anticarsia gemmatalis isolate Benzon Research Colony breed Stoneville strain chromosome 16, ilAntGemm2 primary, whole genome shotgun sequence:
GTGAACACGTTCAACAAGCTGTACGAAAAGTTCTTGGGCAATATGGAAAAGTGGGACGGTATGGTAGTTGAGAAAGACGACTATGTATTCTACACCAACTACTCCAGCTCTTTGACTTACCCCAACGAGGAACAGAGACTGTCATATTTCACTGAAGATATTGGTCTGAACgcttactactactacttcCACACTCACTTGCCCTTCTGGTGGAACTCGGACAAGTTCGGAGAATTCAAAGAACGCCGTGGCGAGATCTACTTCTACTTCTACCAGCAACTGTTGGCCCGTTACTACATGGAACGTCTTACCAACGGCTTGGGTGAAATTCCTGAGTTCTCCTGGTTCTTGCCTTTCAAGACCGGCTACTATCCTCATTTGAGCGCTAACTTCGTTCCCTTCGCCCAAAGGAGCAACTACTATGATGTCCACAGCGAGAAGAACTTCGAGCCCATCCGTTTCTTGGACGCTTACGAGAAGACCTTCTTCCAATATCTGCAACAGGGTCACTTCAAGGCCGTAAGTATCTGCTGATtagacttattataatatttactttgtcTTGGTGTCCGATTCgtgtttacaaatacatttgtatAATTTCAGTTTGACAAGGAAATTGACTTCCACAACCCCAAGGCCATCAACTTCGTCGGCAACTACTGGCAGACCAACGCTGACTTGTACTCCGAGGAGCACATCGAAGACTACCAACACTCTTACGAAATCACCGCTCGTCATGTCCTTGGCGGAAGCCCCAAGCCTTATGACAAGTGAGTACTATACGCTACTAAAAACGGATATGACACCGTTTCAGTAAACATTATtgaatacattaatataaatcggtcaaaaatttataataaactagaagtcttattgtattattttcaggtACACCTTCATGCCAAGCGCCCTCGACTTCTACCAGACTTCTCTTCGTGACCCGGCATTCTACCAGCTCTACCAGAGAATCGTAGACTACCTGATTCACTTCAAGGAATACCTGCACCCATACACTCATGATGATCTTCACTTCGTCGGTGTCAAGATTAACGACGTGAAAGTCGATAAACTTGTCACCTACTTCGACTACTTTGACTTCAAGATGACAAACAGCATCTTGTTATCCAAGAAGCAATTACAGGACATGAAGAACAACTACGTTATGCGCCAGCCACGTTTGACCCACGAGCCTTTCAATGTGAACATCAACGTTAAGTCTGACGTAGCTTCTAATGCCGTATTCAAGATCTTCATTGGACCTAAGTACGACAGCAACGGCTATCCTCTTAACATGGAGCAAGACTGGATGAAGTTCTACGAACTCGACTGGTTTGTCCAGAAACTGACCCCTGGAGAAAACAAGGTTGTCCGCAAATCTAGCGAATTCATGTTCTTCAAGGAGGACAGTGCGCCTACCCACGAGATCTACAAGTGGTTGGATCAAGGAAAGGTTCCTTACGATATGTCTGTTGTACCTGACAACATGCCCAGGAGACTGATGCTGCCTAAGGGTACCCACGGTGGATATCCATTCCAGTTCTTCGTATTTGTATACCCATTCAACGGTGTCAGCACTGAGAAGGACGTCTTCAAGAACTACGTCATGGACAACAAGCCTTTCGGCTATCCGTTCGACCGCCCCGTGCAGGAGAGCTGCTTCAAGCAGCCCAACATGTTCTTCGAGGATGTTGAGATCTTCCACAAGGGAGAAGTGTACCCCTACCAGCTTAACACCCCCGCTTACTTCAACCAGAAGAAGCActaaaatgtaaacatatttatttcccTTATAATCCTTGACACCTTTTACAGCGATGTACAAAATACGAGTACAATAAAGTTACAttaccaataaatatttctgattttTTCTTCCCTTTTGGAAACCCCTTCCAATACGTAAACCATCGATATAAATACACAATGAATTTCAGTATAAAGCCATAGAAAGGTTGAATATCTCCAGTATtctattaaattgaaaacaaatgttGATAGCAGTCAGTTATTTTACTGCCAAGATTATTTTTTCGCACCGGTGCTCAGTTTTCTCAAGCCAATATtacgattttaaataaataaaactgtaggAATAGTTTGAAATAGCGTCTAAGCCAGGTTATAGGACTTACAGTCTAATATTGCAGGACGATTTTCATTCATTGAATCTATGTGCAATAGTTAGGTACATTCACTATTATTTTGGCGCACTCCCAAACTTGAAAGAAGATCAGCATCAACGTAGTTagctaatatatatttaataataaattgttctcAACAATGGAGCCCAGTCTGTTTGGATTGCAAATACCAATGTGAGAATTGCAATCGAATTTGtaaattcttttttaatttctactAAATAACCAATTCCTAAACAGAAGAAAGTATCAATTAATAAGAATGAAATTATatcttattttgaaatttttccGTTTACTGTTAAATTGGCTATGTAAGTTAGTCGGTCGACCTTTACGTAGCGGATATAAGATGATAAGAATTTATGAAAAGATCAGGATTGAAGGACTATTTCATGTTATAAGGTCTACCTATACCCAAACCTAACCTAACAGTCTACAATACTAAGGTTTTCTTAAGTAAGAATGGACCATTAGTACCTATACTAGAATAAGTTGTAACCCTGTATTTAAAGGTATAATATACACCAATCTTGTTGCTTGTGTCTGTCATAAAGTACCGTACACACGATAAGCTTGCagtttctataaaaaatgtCACTCGAACATTATGCATGgcaaaaaattatacataaaaatacaccTAAAGAGAGGTGGCTGGTATATAGGAAGAAGGCCATACGCAATGAAAATGGTTTGACAAATTAAGGTTGctcttaaaagaatataataaggTACTTTAGTTTTAAACAGGGGGATCTGTTCATACGAACACTATAATATATGACCCCgttctataattaattacttactaaataattcTCCTAGCGTAGTGTGTATGAAGCCTAATTCGATAATCGTTAGGTTAATTATTGATAAGGTAAAAAAGTAAAGTTCAGGAAAAGCTATCAAAGAAGATATCAGTAAGCAATAGTAGGTATCCTGGTATAATTATCAGCTGTTACGTGTGGATATATCTGTTCCTGACCTTCTTAACAGAAACACGATATAGCTTAAAAGATAGATAATGGCGTGatttttaatctttataatatttatttcttgtttatgcaatcaaattttgttaaacttttgtttttgaaaacaaGCATTTTTGGGCCTACAAAGTCTTCTTTGTAGGCCCAAAAATGCttgttttcaaaaacaaaattctttgCAACTGTTTTAAGTCTTTTAGGTCTTCCTAAAAGACTTAAAACAGTTGCAAAGAATTTTACAACTAAAAAGTACATATTTACGTTATGAATTTGAATAGATTTCCAAGGGTTGTTAAATTAATCTGCCACCATTATATTGTAAAAGCAAAAATTTGTTACAAATCcatatttgttttcttatttttacctgtttataaaacaatttggtGTATTTGAGTATATTGTGAGTGATTTTATTTAAGCATCagaataaatttaatgacaATGCAAAAAGAATCTCTCcggcggggaatcgaaccccggtCTCCCGCGTGACAGGCGGGGATACTGACCACTATACTACCGAAGACTTGATAACAACGGTGAAATATTCGTTTGCTTTGTAGCCGGCTAGCCGGGCTGCATTTAAGAGATTTCTTCTTCTAAATCCAACCTCCCCAATACTAAAGATGATGATTACCGTAAAGCTTTGTAACTGAGGCGCGAAGTGCATTGCAAAGCAATAATTCGCGTTTATCTTTTCTCTACTGAAAGTACCAAATAGCGAGCTGTAACGCCATGAGGCAGCTTGCAACGGAAATATTGGTAAACAATTCTTAGTGACagtgtatacagggtgtcccgaaactcaacgataattcgagacaggatgaaaggccaagtcataccggttctaggaaaaataaaaaaaaaattccatgtcacttagttcagcaataatagacacttttcgaaaaagtagaaattccacacccttgatcgcattttcaagtcctgtgatcaccaatgtaacaatttcgctgtgtttttttgaatttcgtgatctttattaaatatgctattaatcgtaatacaaatttatgcacaaaacattgttaatttcataaaaaaagtaaagttttagtgagtaATGGCTCACAAAAATAtagttagttaactttgacgcttcatattgaaaaaaaaatgtactacactacccttggcaagttatttcaaaagttggcgcatttaatcaagatttcaaaatggtgcaacacttgccacgtttcttgccattaaaaatgttatttttatttgaacgacgagtatcctcgaaaatgtatcggacgcagtggtacaattgtatggcgtcctcgttcccccgatctaaatccagtagatattttttactgggaatgcataaaataaaaagtctattcgaaatcaatagaaaatctatcagaaattcgccaaaaaattgacacagcgtcagaggaaataaatgcaaggaattttgcttgactggtgcaaaggtcttttgtaaggcgttgcagagcctgtattcgtgccagaggaaaacaattcggaattactttagtttaaggagaataattaaataagaacgatggttcgttcattcttttttttattattattacctattatgtttattacattaaatattggttatggactgactcaattacctctttactaaaaataattgctttcctctggcacgaatacaggctctgcaacggcgtacaaaagatctttttaccagtcaagcaaaattccttgcatttaattcttctgacgctgtgtcaattttatGGTGAAGTTCTGATAGGTTttctattgattttgaatagactttttattttatgcattcccagtaaaaaatatctactggatttagatcgggggaacgaggacgccatacaattgtaccactgcgtccgatacattttcgaggatactcgtcgttcaaataaaaataacatttttaatggcaagaaacgtggcaagtgttgcactattttgaaatcttgattaaatgcgccaacttttgaaataacttgccaagggtagtgtagtacatttttttttcaatatgaagcgtcaaagttaactaacgatatttttgtgaacgatgactcactaaaactttactttttttatgaaataaacaatgttttgtgcattaatttgtattacgattaatagcatatttaatgaaaatcacgaaattcaaaaaaacacagcgaaattgttacattggtgatcacaggacttgaaaatgcgatcaagggtgtggaatttcaactttttcgaaaagtgtctattattgctgaactaagtgacatggaattttttttttatttttcctagaaccggtatgacttggcctttcatcctgtctcgaattatcgttgagttttgggacaccctgtatataggTACAATAAATTAAAGGATGTGATAAATTTTTATGATGAACTCATGATTCATGATCAACATTTGCAGCGATATCACAATGCACTTTTTACCTACCTTCCAAATACCGGGTCACCATAATGGCCTATGACCACATCACTGAAGAGTTcaaagaaaatgataaaattgcatcaataatattttaagatagtGTTTTCTTGATAAGTAATGAGTTATAGTGTATAAAAACTGCATGAATAAATTGCAAAATCACAGTTGACAGCGATTGTGGAACGATGAAGACTGTCTTGATCCTCGCGGGGCTTGTTGCCCTGGTCATGGGACACCATGGCTCCGCGTCCAAACACCATGATTGGAAAATGAAGAACGGTGAGATACACAGCCTAGCTTCACAAATTATTACTTCTTCCATATTAAAATAGTACTTACTATCTCTTAATTCTAGAACTACTTTAACAACCCTCACTAATGGAGCTAAACAGTAATTAGCCAAGCAGTTATGTCATTTTATGTTACAACTGTTAACAATGTcaaatgtattgttattgttagGTCGCTGGTATTTatgcatataattataatatccgtaaaataacatacataaaatcacgcttgcTTTTCAAAAGGTCTTCGTCTTTTCAAAGgaccaacatttttatttattatgcaatGAAACCAAAAAAGAAATCTCTGCCTTTGCTTATTCAGAAGATTTGTTAATTACAATAATGTCGTTTTGGTTTCAGTTGATGCTGACTTCAAATATCGTCAGTTAAAAGTCTTGTCCCTTTTCGAGCATCTGAACGAACATGAACAGAAGCTGGCTCCATCTGATTGGTACTTAGTTGCAAAAGAATACAGCATCGAAGCCAACTTGGAACATTACACCGTAAGTATTCAGACTATCAACAATTCTTGAACtctattcacattttttaagtaataaaactaaataacattCACAATTTGCAGAACACGAAAGCTGTCAAAGAGTTCCTGACTCTCTACAAAACTGGTTTTATGCCCAAATATCAcgaattttcaattttcatgGAGAGAATGAGAGACGAGGTCATCTCTCTTTTCCACGTTTTCTATTACGCGAAGGACTTCGAAACCTTCTACAAAACTGCAGCTTGGGCCAAGTTGTATCTTAATGAAGGGCAGTTCTTGTACGCATACCACATTGCCGTTGTACAAAGGTCTGACTGCGAAGGTATTGTCATTCCTGCGCCTTATGAAATGTATCCTCAGTACTTCTTCAATAAGGACATATTGCTCTCAATGTACTACAAATATGTACACGGCACTGAAACAGATAATAATTACGGCGTTGTGAAAGAGAACGGTAATACCGTCTTCTACGCCAATTACTCCAGTTCGTTGAGTTACCCCAACGACGAAAAGAGGCTTTCATATTTCACCGAGGACATTGGTTTCAACGCTTTCTACTATTACTTCCATACAGAATTGCCTTTCTGGTGGAGCGCGGACAAGTTTGGAGTATTAAAAGAACGTCGTGGGGAGATCTACTTTGACTTCTACCAGCAGTTGTTGGCTCGTTACTATATGGAACGCCTGACTAACGGCTTAGGTGAAATCCCTGAGTTCTCTTGGTACTTGCCCTTCAAAACTGGATACTACCCTCATTTATATATTGGTTACCTTCCATTCGCTCAGCGAAGCAACTATTACGACACACACAGTGAGAACAACTTAGAAGCGGTCCGGTTCTTAGATTCCTACGAGAAGACTTTCTTACAATTCTTACAACAAGGCCACTTCAAGGCAGTgagtaatcatttatttatttaaatgaatatactGCACTATTCGAATTATTGTTTgtgtctaaataaaattatatatttttagttcgaCAAAGAGGTCGACTTCCACAATCCTAAGGCTATTAACTTCGCTGGAAACTACTGGCAGACCAACGCTGACCTGTACTCCGAGGAACACATCGAAGACTATCAACACTCTTACGAAATCACCGCTCGACATGTTCTTGGCGGAAGTCCTAAACCCTTAGATAAGTAAGTCAAAGTGTTACTGTACTAGCAGCTACAAAATGAATTCCCGAGGCTGTTCTTGCATTTTAAACAGCTCTGtctgataaaattaaatgagatTTAATTCTTTTAAAGGTACACCTTCATGCCGAGCGCTCTCGACTTCTACCAGACATCCCTTCGTGACCCGGCCTTCTACCAGCTCTACCAGAGAATCGTAGACTACCTGATTCATTTCAAGGAATACCTGCACCCATACACTCATGATGATCTTCACTTCGTCGGGGTCAAGATCAACGACGTGAAAGTCGACAAACTTGTCACTTACTTCGACTACTATGACGTTAATATTACTAATAGTTTCTTGCTCACCAAGCAAGAGTTCGCGCAGTTTTCAGAAAGCTTTCTCATCCGCCAACCTCGTTTGAACCACGAGCCTTTCTCTCTCAACATCAACGTTAAGTCTGATGTAGCATGCGATGCCGTCTTTAGGGTCTTCATTGGTCCTAAGTACGACAGCAACGGCTACCCTATTAACTTAGAAAAAGATTGGATGAAATTCTACAAACTGGATTGGTTTGTTCAAAAACTGAATGCTGGGGAAAACAATGTTGTGCGCAAATCTAGCGAATTTATATTCTTCAAGGACGACAGCATGCCTACCCACGAGCTTTACGACTGGCTGGAACAAGGAAAGGTTCCTTACGATATGTCTGAAGGAGCTGACAATTTGCCTAGGAGACTAATGCTGCCTAAGGGTACCCACGGAGGATATCCGTTCCAAATGTTCGTATTTGTGTACCCATATAACGGCGTCAACAAGGTAGAGGATGAATTCAAGAACTACATCCAGGACAGCAAGCCTTTCGGTTTTCCCTTTGACCGACCCGTGCAAGAAACGTACTTCCATCAACCCAACATGTACTTTAAGGATGTGGAGATCTTCCACAAAGGAGAAGTATTCTCTTACGAACTTAACACTCCGAAGTACTACAATCATAAGAAGAACTAACATCTAGTCAAATGTGTATCTAAAAACCTATGAGCTCTAAGATACTGaagtaattatattgtaaatacaaaatgagtactttgaaataatttttttattatttactattactagTTTGTATATGCTTTAGTTGTAGTTTGTAACCATGTTGATAGTAAGCCCCAATATTGATCTGGCAATTTACTCACTTTGTCACCTTTAATAAATCATGTTGCAGCGATTAttctgattgttttaatttacactAGTATTCATAGCGCCTGAACATTACAATACATCACTTGCTGTTTAATTCTTGACTGGCGTTTTAAATCTATTGTTATATACGAATGAAGATTCATCATTAATTCATACTAGAGGCATTATACTCAAACACACTCGTTCATACTCTAACAGAATGTAATAGTAAATATCTTTTTAGGTTagtaatttttacttataagcataaatatataaattacagGAATAAATAACGAataccaattaaaatatttattaatacataataattgcACATAATCACAAATAGTTTTCTTATAATCAGGTAACTAGCattctaaaataaaacgatgatttttaaatcaaatgttaATGAAACTCTTAATATAAATGAGATGAAAAGTAGCCATTGCTCgctacattattttgtttgtgatgaactaaaatgttataaaacttgtaattaTTAGCTTCATCTTTGTAACTATTAGATGGTCTATGGAAGGGGAAACCAAGTGGTTTCGAGTCCAGTTCATTGTACAGCTCTCCGTAGAAATGGTTTGGTGGAGCAAAATCACCAT
This genomic window contains:
- the Lsp1gamma gene encoding larval serum protein 1 gamma; this encodes MKTVLILAGLVALVMGHHGSASKHHDWKMKNVDADFKYRQLKVLSLFEHLNEHEQKLAPSDWYLVAKEYSIEANLEHYTNTKAVKEFLTLYKTGFMPKYHEFSIFMERMRDEVISLFHVFYYAKDFETFYKTAAWAKLYLNEGQFLYAYHIAVVQRSDCEGIVIPAPYEMYPQYFFNKDILLSMYYKYVHGTETDNNYGVVKENGNTVFYANYSSSLSYPNDEKRLSYFTEDIGFNAFYYYFHTELPFWWSADKFGVLKERRGEIYFDFYQQLLARYYMERLTNGLGEIPEFSWYLPFKTGYYPHLYIGYLPFAQRSNYYDTHSENNLEAVRFLDSYEKTFLQFLQQGHFKAFDKEVDFHNPKAINFAGNYWQTNADLYSEEHIEDYQHSYEITARHVLGGSPKPLDKYTFMPSALDFYQTSLRDPAFYQLYQRIVDYLIHFKEYLHPYTHDDLHFVGVKINDVKVDKLVTYFDYYDVNITNSFLLTKQEFAQFSESFLIRQPRLNHEPFSLNINVKSDVACDAVFRVFIGPKYDSNGYPINLEKDWMKFYKLDWFVQKLNAGENNVVRKSSEFIFFKDDSMPTHELYDWLEQGKVPYDMSEGADNLPRRLMLPKGTHGGYPFQMFVFVYPYNGVNKVEDEFKNYIQDSKPFGFPFDRPVQETYFHQPNMYFKDVEIFHKGEVFSYELNTPKYYNHKKN